One window of Populus nigra chromosome 5, ddPopNigr1.1, whole genome shotgun sequence genomic DNA carries:
- the LOC133693633 gene encoding reticulon-like protein B8: protein MPEKITAEKFINNLVETFADTVPKKKSVSFFEEENKSVTSRFNRLFGRQKPIHHLLGGGKSADVLLWRNKKISAGVLIGATAIWVLFELLNYNFLSLVCYAVVLGMLAQFVWTNASGLINRAPSQVPRLVLPKDIFVSIGRSIGSEVNRDLQFLQDVSCGGNLKKFLVVVASLLVAAIIGSWCNFLTVIYIGFVAAHTLPVLYERYDDEVDDFVHMALDQLQYNYRKLDAGFLSKIPKGKFKGKKHE from the exons ATGCCTGAGAAAATAACAGCGGAAAAATTTATCAACAATCTAGTAGAAACTTTTGCTGATACTGTTCCAAAGAAGAAATCTGTGTCATTTTTTGAGGAAGAAAACAAATCTGTCACTTCTCGTTTCAATCGTCTATTTGGGCGACAGAAGCCTATCCACCATCTTTTGGGAGGTGGAAAAT CTGCCGATGTTCTCTTATGGAGGAACAAGAAGATCTCCGCTGGTGTTTTAATTGGGGCAACAGCCATCTGGGTGCTCTTTGAATTGCTTAATTACAATTTCTTGTCTCTTGTATGCTATGCTGTGGTTCTCGGTATGCTTGCGCAATTTGTTTGGACAAATGCTTCAGGCCTAATCAACAG GGCTCCATCTCAGGTCCCCCGCCTTGTACTACCTAAAGATATATTTGTCAGCATCGGCAGATCAATTGGTTCTGAGGTTAACCGTGATTTGCAGTTTCTTCAGGATGTGTCATGTGGAGGAAACTTGAAAAAGTTTCTTGTG GTTGTAGCAAGCTTGTTGGTTGCTGCAATTATTGGGAGCTGGTGCAACTTTCTAACTGTTATATATATTG GTTTTGTCGCTGCCCATACATTGCCTGTCCTGTATGAGAGATATGATGATGAAGTTGACGACTTTGTGCACATGGCATTGGATCAGCTCCAATATAACTACCGTAAGCTTGATGCCGGATTCCTCAGTAAGATCCCCAAAGGAAAATTCAAGGGAAAGAAGCACGAATAG